The following proteins are co-located in the Apium graveolens cultivar Ventura chromosome 5, ASM990537v1, whole genome shotgun sequence genome:
- the LOC141660223 gene encoding uncharacterized protein LOC141660223, translated as MQYQLHNRKLYFYYKEKFNGTPTRPRLSVFCSDKQLYAMLVDDHNKKNLFYGSTLQKAMCEDPTCSTVEAAKRIGEELVKVCIDLNINEISSYDRNGFVRGAKMEAFEIAISCHGFLPSVSSSLQLCSY; from the exons ATGCAATATCAGTTGCACAATAGAAAATTGTATTTCTATTATAAGGAAAAG TTTAATGGTACGCCTACAAGACCAAGACTTTCGGTATTCTGCTCTGATAAACAGTTATATGCTATGCTGGTTGATGATCATAACAAGAAAAATTTGTTTTATGGAAGTACTCTGCAGAAAGCAATGTGTGAGGACCCCACCTGTAGCACTGTT GAAGCTGCAAAACGAATTGGTGAAGAGCTTGTCAAGGTTTGTATTGATCTTAACATCAATGAAATATCTTCTTATGATCGTAATGGATTTGTCCGTGGTGCAAAGATGGAAGCCTTTGAGATTGCGATTTCGTGTCATGGATTCTTGCCTTCTGTATCTAGTTCTCTTCAGTTGTGTTCATATTAA